The genome window ATCTCGATTTCCACATCATCAAGACTTGTCACTCTTTCAAGAGGAATCGTAATATCGACAGGGAAATGGTGTAAAAATTCACATACCCCTTCCTCTCTCTCCATAACAGAATGCACTAATTTAGGAGCTTTAAAAACCTCCTCCTCTTCTTGTTCCCCTTCATTGTAGCGCTTGTATTCACCACTAAGCTCTAAAGAGCCTTGAATGATAATATACTGATCGTTCTCTTGGATTGTTATATTGGGATCAAGTGAAATGGAAAGCAGATCTGCTACTTCCTGTCCTTTTTGAAACCAGACGGACTCTTCCAACGAAAACCGTAAAATAGACGAATTTTCTTGAGACAAAGCGACTCCTCCTCTCATTCCTTTCACGTGTATATCACTATTGTCTTTAAAAACTTATGATTATCTGTAACACTTTATGAATATTTCTTTTATTTGTTTAGCTAAGAAAGAATCGAACTTTAACAAAAATCTAATTTTTCTGAATTTATACACCAAATTGTTAAAACTATTTATAATTCTAGCCGTTTTTTCCTATTAGGGTCCGATATAATAAAAGAAGATTTTGTAAGTTAACAAAATTACTTAAATTGGAAACGCAGAAATTCTGCATTTTATGAAAGAGGAGGTTTTATGATGGCTTTTTCTGTGTTAATGTATCACGAAATAAGAAAAGAGGAAGATTTTCAAGCAGCAGAACAACATCCCATTGATGTCAAACAAGCATATAAGGATTTCTTGCCCTCTCCCCTTTTCATTACACTAGAAAAATTTGAACAACAAATGGAGTATTTGTTTCACAATGGTTTCCACACTTTATCTTTAGAGGAAGTAAAGGCATATTATGAAAGAGGCAATCCCTTACCGGAAAAATCAATATTACTTACTTTTGATGACTGCTTTCAATCCATCAAAGAATATGCATACCCGATTCTCAAAAAATATCAATTTCACGCAACAGCATTTGTGGTAACAGGATGGCTGCATGATAATAAACGTATATTTGTAAAAGATAAATCTGTATGTTTATCTGCAAGGGACCTAGAGGAAATGAAAGACGTATTTGAATATGCCAACCATACACATCATATGCATATACGTACAAGTGAGTCAGAAAGTCTATTAATGACATCTCGTAAAGAAACCTTTGCCAAAGATCTAGATGAATGCAACAATCATATTCTAATCAACCATAAAAATGTATTTGCCTATCCATTTGGCCTATTTAACGAATCCAATGTACTCACTTTAAAAGAAAAAGAATTTAAACTTGCATTCACTTGTGAAAATGGTCACAATGATATGCAGACTAATCCTCTTTTACTAAAAAGAAATGCCATTCCTTATTTAATAGACTTAGAGGCATTTAAAAAAATTATAACTATTTAGGAGAAAAATGATGAAAAAAATATGGACCCTATCCTTCATACTCGTTTTCGTTTTAGTTGCTGCTGCTTGTGGAAAGACAACAGCAACTAAAACAAATGATCAAAAAAGTAACACGACTGAAAAACCATCCGGGGAAGAACTAACGATCGGCATTTTGCCCGCAGAATCAGCAATACCGATTATTTTGGCAAAAGAAAATGGCTACTTTGATAAAGAAGGACTAAAGGTTTCCATCAAATCCTTCTCTGCTCCTACTGATCGAAATGTTGCCATCCAAGCGAATGAAGTAGACGGGACAATCGCAGATGTCATGACAGCAGCAGCTTTTATGGAGAATGGCATAAAGATGAAGATTACTTCTGATATAAGTGAAGATTTTAAAATTCTCTCCTCTCCAAACTCAGGAGTGACAGAGATGAAAGAGTTAGATGGTAAAAATGTTTCACTTGTACCGAATTTTATCTTGGAATATATTATGGATGATTTTGCAGCGAAAGAAGACTTCACTTATAATATCGTGGAAATCCCTTCTTTTTCTGGCCGTGCGGAAGCACTTATGGCAGATAAAGTGGATGGAGTAGTTTTTACAGAACCACAGGCTAGCATGCTAGTCAGCCAAGGAGCTCACCTTTTAGGAAGCTCAACAGATGCAGGGATTAAAGGAGGAACCATTTTATTTTCAGATGAACTAATATCCTCTAAACCAGCAGATATCAAAGCTTTTTATAAAGCTTATAATAAAGCTATTGACTATATGAACAATACAAAAGCTAAGGAATATGCTGATATATTAACTAAATACCAATTTCCTGATGCTATGAGCAATTATTTATCAACAAAAGAAAGCTTTCCTTATGCCAGTGTAGTGCCAAAAAATTCCTTTGATTCGATTGTTCAATGGACAAAAGAGAAAGGGCAAATTAAAGAAAGCTATACCTATGAAGATTTAACAGACTTTACTTTATTGCCAAATTAAAAAGTATACTTTTTAGGAAAAACAGAATACAAGTAGACTGATTTAATTTGTTTACGAATACTATTCATAGTAGATTCTCCTTGCTGCGTATTGATTGCAGTTGATATATGCAGCATAGAGGATCTTCTTTATGACTAATCCCACAGGAATGCTCCTATGGGGCTGCGCGAAGTACATGCTGATGTGCTCCCCCCAGCCTACTTTCTTAAGTTAAATGGAACAAATTAACGCCTTCCCTCTAAACTATATGTATCTCTCTTTACTTATAATTCCAAGGTGTCATTTTTAATTCTAGTTTATCTAATAAAATAAATAGCAATAAACCAATACATCCTAAGGCTACAATTCCTGCGAACATTTCTTCATAATTCATTTTTGTCCAGGCGCTGATAATATAGTAGCCAATTCCATATGTCGTTGCATAGTTTTCGGCAAAAAATAAGGTTGCTAAACTAATCCCTATGCTGATTCTTATCCCCGTAAATATCGCAGGTAGTATGCTTGGAAAAATTAAATAAATGAATTGCTGAAAAATAGCTGCCCGATAGCCGTTCATCACTTTGAAATAGCTTGCCGGTATTTGTAAGACACCATCTCTGACAGACAAAATGATTTGAAAAATAATAATCCAAATAATTAACATGATTTTAGACTCGTTTCCTAAACCATACAAAATCATAAATATCGGTAAAAATGCTACTTTGGGAATTGGATATATATAATATAAAAAAGGGGATAGCCATGTATTAACTCTCTTATTTTTCCCTAAAATAATTCCCATGGGAATACCTATTACCAAAGAAATAAATAATGCAATGAAAATTCTTAACAAACTGGCTCCTGAATGAAGAAGCAATATATATTTGTCGTGCCACATATAGGTAACTGTTAAAAGCGGAGATGGGATGGTGTGAGACTGGAGGAGAAAATAGACAATATACCAAAATAAACCGACACTTATAAAACCTAAGAATAGTTGATTCACGATGATTTTTTTTATAATGTTCTTCATACCTCTACCACCGCTAATCTTTTTCGGACTTCAATACAAGCCTTATAGAAGGACAAATTTTCTTTTGCTCTCTCTACTCCAAATAAGGGATTTTCGATCATCTCGATATCACCATTATCTTGTAGCAATAAAATATACTCCCCAAGAAGGACTGCCTCTTCAATATTATGTGTAACAAACAATAACGTGGTCTGCCGTTTTTCCACCTGCTCAGCAATTAACTGTTGAATTTGTTCTTTTGTCATTTCATCTAATGTAGATGTTGGTTCATCCATTAGCAACAAA of Niallia circulans contains these proteins:
- a CDS encoding ABC transporter permease, translated to MKNIIKKIIVNQLFLGFISVGLFWYIVYFLLQSHTIPSPLLTVTYMWHDKYILLLHSGASLLRIFIALFISLVIGIPMGIILGKNKRVNTWLSPFLYYIYPIPKVAFLPIFMILYGLGNESKIMLIIWIIIFQIILSVRDGVLQIPASYFKVMNGYRAAIFQQFIYLIFPSILPAIFTGIRISIGISLATLFFAENYATTYGIGYYIISAWTKMNYEEMFAGIVALGCIGLLLFILLDKLELKMTPWNYK
- a CDS encoding polysaccharide deacetylase family protein — translated: MAFSVLMYHEIRKEEDFQAAEQHPIDVKQAYKDFLPSPLFITLEKFEQQMEYLFHNGFHTLSLEEVKAYYERGNPLPEKSILLTFDDCFQSIKEYAYPILKKYQFHATAFVVTGWLHDNKRIFVKDKSVCLSARDLEEMKDVFEYANHTHHMHIRTSESESLLMTSRKETFAKDLDECNNHILINHKNVFAYPFGLFNESNVLTLKEKEFKLAFTCENGHNDMQTNPLLLKRNAIPYLIDLEAFKKIITI
- a CDS encoding ABC transporter substrate-binding protein codes for the protein MKKIWTLSFILVFVLVAAACGKTTATKTNDQKSNTTEKPSGEELTIGILPAESAIPIILAKENGYFDKEGLKVSIKSFSAPTDRNVAIQANEVDGTIADVMTAAAFMENGIKMKITSDISEDFKILSSPNSGVTEMKELDGKNVSLVPNFILEYIMDDFAAKEDFTYNIVEIPSFSGRAEALMADKVDGVVFTEPQASMLVSQGAHLLGSSTDAGIKGGTILFSDELISSKPADIKAFYKAYNKAIDYMNNTKAKEYADILTKYQFPDAMSNYLSTKESFPYASVVPKNSFDSIVQWTKEKGQIKESYTYEDLTDFTLLPN